Proteins encoded by one window of Streptomyces sp. NBC_01571:
- a CDS encoding class II 3-deoxy-7-phosphoheptulonate synthase: protein MTVNAKSSASAGNTWRDLPAAQQPEYPDAEALRDVIADLESYPPLVFAGECDQLRARMASVAKGEAFLLQGGDCAEAFDAVSADQIRNKLKTLLQMGAVLTYAASVPVVKVGRIAGQYSKPRSKGTETRDGVTLPTYRGDSVNGFDFNEKARVPDPERLKRMYNASASTLNLVRAFATGGYADLRQVHAWNQDFVRSSPSGQRYEQLAREIDNAMNFMRACGTDPEEFKTVEFYASHEALLLDYESALTRVDSRTGKLYDVSGHMVWIGERTRQLDGAHIEFASKIRNPIGIKLGPTTTAQDALQYIDRLDPEREPGRLTFIVRMGADKVRDKLPELVEKVSASGATVAWVTDPMHGNTFEAASGHKTRRFDDVLDEVKGFFEVHKGLGTHPGGIHVELTGDDVTECVGGGDEIFVDDLHQRYETACDPRLNRSQSLDLAFLVAEMYRDQ from the coding sequence GTGACCGTGAACGCTAAGTCCAGCGCAAGCGCTGGCAACACCTGGCGAGACCTGCCCGCGGCGCAGCAGCCCGAGTACCCCGATGCCGAGGCTCTGCGCGATGTGATCGCGGACCTCGAGTCGTATCCGCCGCTCGTCTTCGCGGGCGAGTGCGACCAGCTGCGCGCCCGGATGGCATCCGTCGCCAAGGGAGAGGCGTTCCTCCTCCAGGGCGGCGACTGCGCCGAGGCCTTCGACGCGGTGTCGGCCGACCAGATCCGCAACAAGCTCAAGACCCTGCTCCAGATGGGTGCCGTGCTCACGTACGCCGCCTCGGTGCCGGTGGTGAAGGTCGGCCGGATCGCCGGCCAGTACTCCAAGCCGCGATCCAAGGGCACCGAGACCCGGGACGGCGTGACCCTGCCGACGTACCGCGGCGACTCGGTCAACGGGTTCGACTTCAACGAGAAGGCCCGTGTCCCGGACCCCGAGCGGCTGAAGCGGATGTACAACGCGTCCGCCTCCACGCTCAACCTGGTGCGCGCCTTCGCCACCGGTGGCTACGCCGACCTGCGCCAGGTCCACGCCTGGAACCAGGACTTCGTGAGGTCGTCCCCGTCCGGCCAGCGCTACGAGCAGCTGGCGCGCGAGATCGACAACGCGATGAACTTCATGCGGGCCTGCGGCACCGACCCGGAGGAGTTCAAGACCGTCGAGTTCTACGCCTCCCACGAGGCGCTGCTCCTCGACTACGAGTCGGCGCTGACCCGCGTCGACTCCCGCACCGGCAAGCTGTACGACGTCTCGGGCCACATGGTGTGGATCGGTGAGCGCACCCGACAGTTGGACGGCGCGCACATCGAGTTCGCGTCCAAGATCCGCAACCCGATCGGCATCAAGCTGGGCCCGACGACGACGGCCCAGGACGCGCTGCAGTACATCGACCGTCTCGACCCGGAGCGCGAGCCGGGCCGGCTCACCTTCATCGTGCGGATGGGCGCGGACAAGGTCCGTGACAAGCTGCCCGAGCTGGTGGAGAAGGTCAGTGCCTCCGGAGCGACCGTGGCCTGGGTGACCGACCCGATGCACGGCAACACCTTCGAGGCGGCCTCGGGCCACAAGACCCGCCGCTTCGACGACGTGCTCGACGAGGTCAAGGGCTTCTTCGAGGTCCACAAGGGCCTGGGGACGCACCCCGGCGGCATCCATGTCGAGCTCACCGGTGACGACGTCACCGAGTGCGTGGGCGGCGGCGACGAGATCTTCGTCGACGACCTGCACCAGCGTTACGAGACGGCGTGCGACCCGCGTCTGAACCGCAGCCAGTCGCTCGACCTGGCCTTCCTGGTCGCCGAGATGTACCGCGACCAGTAG
- a CDS encoding trp operon leader peptide, which produces MFAHSHQTWWWTAHPAAH; this is translated from the coding sequence ATGTTCGCGCACTCGCACCAGACCTGGTGGTGGACCGCTCATCCGGCGGCCCACTGA